A genomic window from Equus caballus isolate H_3958 breed thoroughbred chromosome 5, TB-T2T, whole genome shotgun sequence includes:
- the PIP5K1A gene encoding phosphatidylinositol 4-phosphate 5-kinase type-1 alpha isoform X4: MASASSGPSAVGVSSVDPGVSSGASSSASGIKRPMAPEVPCSSGMPIKKIGHRSVDSSGETTYKKTTSSALKGAIQLGITHTVGSLSTKPERDVLMQDFYVVESIFFPSEGSNLTPAHHYNDFRFKTYAPVAFRYFRELFGIRPDDYLYSLCSEPLIELCSSGASGSLFYVSSDDEFIIKTVQHKEAEFLQKLLPGYYMNLNQNPRTLLPKFYGLYCVQAGGKNIRIVVMNNLLPRSVKMHIKYDLKGSTYKRRASQKEREKPLPTFKDLDFLQDISDGLFLDADMYNALCKTLQRDCLVLQSFKIMDYSLLMSIHNIDYAQREPLGNEAQHSVDTRRPAPQKALYSTAMESIQGEARRGGTMETDDYMGGIPARNSKGERLLLYIGIIDILQSYRFIKKLEHSWKALVHDGDTVSVHRPGFYAERFQRFMCNTVFKKIPLKPSPSKKFRSGSSFSRRSGPSSNSCVTYQPSVSGEHKAQVTTKAEVEPGVHFGRPDVLPQTPPLEKISEVSTIPDPYLSPVVGETLQMLTTSSTLLEKLEVEDS, from the exons gtgcCTTGTTCCTCTGGCATGCCCATCAAGAAAATAGGCCACCGAAGTGTTGATTCCTCAGGAGAGACAACATATAAAAAG ACAACCTCATCAGCCTTGAAAGGTGCCATCCAGTTAGGCATTACTCACACTGTGGGGAGTCTGAGTACCAAACCAGAGCGAGATGTCCTCATGCAAGACTTCTACGTGGTGGAGAGTATCTTCTTCCCCAG TGAAGGGAGCAACCTGACTCCTGCTCATCACTACAATGACTTTCGGTTCAAGACCTATGCACCTGTTGCCTTCCGCTACTTTCGCGAGTTATTTGGTATCCGGCCTGATGATTACTTG taCTCCCTCTGCAGTGAGCCACTGATTGAACTCTGCAGCTCCGGGGCTAGTGGCTCCCTCTTCTATGTGTCCAGCGACGACGAATTCATCATTAAAACAGTTCAACATAAAGAGGCGGAGTTTCTGCAGAAGCTGCTGCCAGGATATTACATG AACCTCAACCAGAACCCTCGGACTTTGCTGCCTAAATTCTATGGACTGTACTGTGTGCAGGCAGGTGGTAAGAACATTCGAATTGTGGTGATGAACAATCTCTTACCACGGTCTGTCAAGATGCATATCAAATATGACCTCAAGGGCTCAACCTACAAACGGCGGGCTTCCCAAAAAGAGCGAGAAAAGCCTCTCCCCACCTTTAAAGACCTGGACTTCTTACAAGACATCTCCGATGGTCTCTTTTTGGATGCCGACATGTACAATGCTCTGTGTAAGACCCTGCAGCGCGACTGTTTG GTTCTGCAGAGCTTCAAGATCATGGACtatagcctcttgatgtcaatcCATAACATAGATTATGCACAACGAGAGCCCTTAGGCAATGAAGCACAACACTCAGTTGACACTCGCAGACCAGCCCCGCAAAAGGCTCTCTATTCCACTGCCATGGAATCTATCCAGGGCGAGGCTCGGCGAGGTGGCACTATGGAGACTGATGACTA TATGGGTGGCATCCCTGCCCGGAACAGTAAAGGGGAAAGGCTGCTGCTTTATATTGGGATCATTGACATTCTACAGTCTTACAG GTTTATTAAGAAGTTGGAGCACTCTTGGAAAGCTCTGGTACATGATGGG GACACTGTATCGGTGCATCGCCCAGGCTTCTATGCTGAACGATTCCAGCGCTTCATGTGCAACACAGTGTTCAAGAAGATCCCCT TGAAGCCTTCTCCTTCCAAAAAGTTTCGGTCTGGCTCGTCTTTTTCTCGGCGATCAGGCCCCAGCAGCAACTCCTGCGTTACTTACCAGCCATCGGTCTCTGGGGAACACAAGGCACAAGTGACAACAAAGGCGGAAGTGGAGCCAG GCGTCCACTTCGGTCGTCCTGATGTTTTACCTCAGACTCCACCTTTGGAGAAAATCAGTGAGGTCTCGACTATTCCTGACCCCTATCTCTCACCTGTAGTTGGAGAGACTTTGCAAATGCTAACTACAAG tTCAACCCTCTTGGAAAAGCTTGAAGTTGAAGACTCATAG
- the PIP5K1A gene encoding phosphatidylinositol 4-phosphate 5-kinase type-1 alpha isoform X10, with product MASASSGPSAVGVSSVDPGVSSGASSSGFNFLCCGVNRKRASGIKRPMAPEVPCSSGMPIKKIGHRSVDSSGETTYKKTTSSALKGAIQLGITHTVGSLSTKPERDVLMQDFYVVESIFFPSEGSNLTPAHHYNDFRFKTYAPVAFRYFRELFGIRPDDYLYSLCSEPLIELCSSGASGSLFYVSSDDEFIIKTVQHKEAEFLQKLLPGYYMNLNQNPRTLLPKFYGLYCVQAGGKNIRIVVMNNLLPRSVKMHIKYDLKGSTYKRRASQKEREKPLPTFKDLDFLQDISDGLFLDADMYNALCKTLQRDCLVLQSFKIMDYSLLMSIHNIDYAQREPLGNEAQHSVDTRRPAPQKALYSTAMESIQGEARRGGTMETDDYMGGIPARNSKGERLLLYIGIIDILQSYRFIKKLEHSWKALVHDGDTVSVHRPGFYAERFQRFMCNTVFKKIPCVHFGRPDVLPQTPPLEKISEVSTIPDPYLSPVVGETLQMLTTSSTLLEKLEVEDS from the exons gtgcCTTGTTCCTCTGGCATGCCCATCAAGAAAATAGGCCACCGAAGTGTTGATTCCTCAGGAGAGACAACATATAAAAAG ACAACCTCATCAGCCTTGAAAGGTGCCATCCAGTTAGGCATTACTCACACTGTGGGGAGTCTGAGTACCAAACCAGAGCGAGATGTCCTCATGCAAGACTTCTACGTGGTGGAGAGTATCTTCTTCCCCAG TGAAGGGAGCAACCTGACTCCTGCTCATCACTACAATGACTTTCGGTTCAAGACCTATGCACCTGTTGCCTTCCGCTACTTTCGCGAGTTATTTGGTATCCGGCCTGATGATTACTTG taCTCCCTCTGCAGTGAGCCACTGATTGAACTCTGCAGCTCCGGGGCTAGTGGCTCCCTCTTCTATGTGTCCAGCGACGACGAATTCATCATTAAAACAGTTCAACATAAAGAGGCGGAGTTTCTGCAGAAGCTGCTGCCAGGATATTACATG AACCTCAACCAGAACCCTCGGACTTTGCTGCCTAAATTCTATGGACTGTACTGTGTGCAGGCAGGTGGTAAGAACATTCGAATTGTGGTGATGAACAATCTCTTACCACGGTCTGTCAAGATGCATATCAAATATGACCTCAAGGGCTCAACCTACAAACGGCGGGCTTCCCAAAAAGAGCGAGAAAAGCCTCTCCCCACCTTTAAAGACCTGGACTTCTTACAAGACATCTCCGATGGTCTCTTTTTGGATGCCGACATGTACAATGCTCTGTGTAAGACCCTGCAGCGCGACTGTTTG GTTCTGCAGAGCTTCAAGATCATGGACtatagcctcttgatgtcaatcCATAACATAGATTATGCACAACGAGAGCCCTTAGGCAATGAAGCACAACACTCAGTTGACACTCGCAGACCAGCCCCGCAAAAGGCTCTCTATTCCACTGCCATGGAATCTATCCAGGGCGAGGCTCGGCGAGGTGGCACTATGGAGACTGATGACTA TATGGGTGGCATCCCTGCCCGGAACAGTAAAGGGGAAAGGCTGCTGCTTTATATTGGGATCATTGACATTCTACAGTCTTACAG GTTTATTAAGAAGTTGGAGCACTCTTGGAAAGCTCTGGTACATGATGGG GACACTGTATCGGTGCATCGCCCAGGCTTCTATGCTGAACGATTCCAGCGCTTCATGTGCAACACAGTGTTCAAGAAGATCCCCT GCGTCCACTTCGGTCGTCCTGATGTTTTACCTCAGACTCCACCTTTGGAGAAAATCAGTGAGGTCTCGACTATTCCTGACCCCTATCTCTCACCTGTAGTTGGAGAGACTTTGCAAATGCTAACTACAAG tTCAACCCTCTTGGAAAAGCTTGAAGTTGAAGACTCATAG
- the PIP5K1A gene encoding phosphatidylinositol 4-phosphate 5-kinase type-1 alpha isoform X15 encodes MKANILQYEGEEASGIKRPMAPEVPCSSGMPIKKIGHRSVDSSGETTYKKTTSSALKGAIQLGITHTVGSLSTKPERDVLMQDFYVVESIFFPSEGSNLTPAHHYNDFRFKTYAPVAFRYFRELFGIRPDDYLYSLCSEPLIELCSSGASGSLFYVSSDDEFIIKTVQHKEAEFLQKLLPGYYMNLNQNPRTLLPKFYGLYCVQAGGKNIRIVVMNNLLPRSVKMHIKYDLKGSTYKRRASQKEREKPLPTFKDLDFLQDISDGLFLDADMYNALCKTLQRDCLVLQSFKIMDYSLLMSIHNIDYAQREPLGNEAQHSVDTRRPAPQKALYSTAMESIQGEARRGGTMETDDYMGGIPARNSKGERLLLYIGIIDILQSYRFIKKLEHSWKALVHDGDTVSVHRPGFYAERFQRFMCNTVFKKIPCVHFGRPDVLPQTPPLEKISEVSTIPDPYLSPVVGETLQMLTTSSTLLEKLEVEDS; translated from the exons gtgcCTTGTTCCTCTGGCATGCCCATCAAGAAAATAGGCCACCGAAGTGTTGATTCCTCAGGAGAGACAACATATAAAAAG ACAACCTCATCAGCCTTGAAAGGTGCCATCCAGTTAGGCATTACTCACACTGTGGGGAGTCTGAGTACCAAACCAGAGCGAGATGTCCTCATGCAAGACTTCTACGTGGTGGAGAGTATCTTCTTCCCCAG TGAAGGGAGCAACCTGACTCCTGCTCATCACTACAATGACTTTCGGTTCAAGACCTATGCACCTGTTGCCTTCCGCTACTTTCGCGAGTTATTTGGTATCCGGCCTGATGATTACTTG taCTCCCTCTGCAGTGAGCCACTGATTGAACTCTGCAGCTCCGGGGCTAGTGGCTCCCTCTTCTATGTGTCCAGCGACGACGAATTCATCATTAAAACAGTTCAACATAAAGAGGCGGAGTTTCTGCAGAAGCTGCTGCCAGGATATTACATG AACCTCAACCAGAACCCTCGGACTTTGCTGCCTAAATTCTATGGACTGTACTGTGTGCAGGCAGGTGGTAAGAACATTCGAATTGTGGTGATGAACAATCTCTTACCACGGTCTGTCAAGATGCATATCAAATATGACCTCAAGGGCTCAACCTACAAACGGCGGGCTTCCCAAAAAGAGCGAGAAAAGCCTCTCCCCACCTTTAAAGACCTGGACTTCTTACAAGACATCTCCGATGGTCTCTTTTTGGATGCCGACATGTACAATGCTCTGTGTAAGACCCTGCAGCGCGACTGTTTG GTTCTGCAGAGCTTCAAGATCATGGACtatagcctcttgatgtcaatcCATAACATAGATTATGCACAACGAGAGCCCTTAGGCAATGAAGCACAACACTCAGTTGACACTCGCAGACCAGCCCCGCAAAAGGCTCTCTATTCCACTGCCATGGAATCTATCCAGGGCGAGGCTCGGCGAGGTGGCACTATGGAGACTGATGACTA TATGGGTGGCATCCCTGCCCGGAACAGTAAAGGGGAAAGGCTGCTGCTTTATATTGGGATCATTGACATTCTACAGTCTTACAG GTTTATTAAGAAGTTGGAGCACTCTTGGAAAGCTCTGGTACATGATGGG GACACTGTATCGGTGCATCGCCCAGGCTTCTATGCTGAACGATTCCAGCGCTTCATGTGCAACACAGTGTTCAAGAAGATCCCCT GCGTCCACTTCGGTCGTCCTGATGTTTTACCTCAGACTCCACCTTTGGAGAAAATCAGTGAGGTCTCGACTATTCCTGACCCCTATCTCTCACCTGTAGTTGGAGAGACTTTGCAAATGCTAACTACAAG tTCAACCCTCTTGGAAAAGCTTGAAGTTGAAGACTCATAG